The nucleotide window CCTCTAGATCCCAAGTGATTATTAGTAATTTTTTAGCCTTAGTTAGTCTATAACCTTCAATGAGCCCTCTAATTTCCCTATTTTCAATTTTATCACTAGTATAAGTTACTTGTATTAACCTAGAGTTCTTTTCGTCATAAAAGTCAACCTCATAATTATTCCTCATATAATATAATTTCTCCTCACCTTGTAATTCCCTCAAGAGTTTTATAGCTACTAGATTCTCTATTATCCTTCCTTTATCCTTCCCTTTTATTGCTAAGTTTGAAACTATCCCAACATCAACCACATAAACTTTCTTGTTATAAGTAAGTCTTTGCTTCAATTTTTCACCGTATCTAGGTATAAAAAAGGTCAAGTATGCTTCTCTTAACCCGCTCGCCCATTTCTCTACAGTCCTCTTATTTAATCCTAATATCTTTGCGATACTCGAAAGTGAAATCTCATTAGAGTAATAAGAGATTACAGTCCTCGCAAACTCTCTGAACTTCTCTATCTCCCTAATTTTATACCTACTTACAATATCTTTAAAGAGGATGTCATTGTAAATTACATTCACTTGTTCTTTCCCCAACATTAATGCTTCTGGAAAACCTCCAACTTCTGTGTATTTTTCCAATTCATTTTTTAACGTCGAAATAACCCTAGTTGAAAAGTATTCTACTTTCACCTCTTTATACTTTAAATATTCCTGAAAAGAAAAAGGGAAAAGGATATAATCGCTATGCCTACCAGTTAAATACGTAGCTAATTCTCCAGAAAGCATTTTAGAATTACTCCCAGTAATTATAAGCTTTTTAACATCCCTTAACCTTGAGACAAAAAGCTCCCATCCTTTTACGTTATGAATCTCGTCTAAAACTATATAATCTACATCAACACCATAAAGTTCGTAAATTGCTTGTAAAACCTTATTAAGATCGCCGATGTTAAGGTTATAAAATCTCTCATCGTCAAAGTTTACATAAGCGAATTTCTTTCTCTTGAGAAGAAGTAGGGAAAGTGTCGATTTCCCGGATCTTCTTACACCTAAGATTGCTAAAGCGTTTGGCACTTCTAAATACTTTAATAAGTTCGGTACGTCTCTTTCAACTAACTTCCTACTCATTTTCTCTTCTAAGACATCCCTCTGGTCACTAAGAACTCTCTTTATTTCTTCAATATACATGGTATATTATACTGCACCAAGTTATTTAAAAGTTGGTATATTATACTGCACCAAATTACCTCTTCCTACCAGTAGGAAGATTATGATAATAATTCCCATAGCCATGCCTATAATTGATCCTACAACCACGTAGTTAATACTTTCCACTAATGTTTCTTGAATAAGTTGATTAACAATTACAAATATCCAGAGCCAATTCAAAAGTATGGTAATATGGAAAGTATCCATATTATGTTATAATGGCAATTTTTTAATATTATCATCAAAGTTATTATCAGATTCTATCTTGTTCTTATCAATTTTATCAAAAATTTTAGATGCTATATAGTAAGTTCCTAAGGAATGTTCAAATCTTGTATGCCTTATGGATGGAAATACCATGTATGCCATTCCATTCTGAATTATATGCCTTAACCTCTGAAAATAAGGATTGTCACCTCACTTAGACTCAATTTTTATATTCCCATGTATAGGATCATTAATATACTTATACTTCTCCATATTCTTACCTTATAGATATATTAATTTTTAAATTAGGTAGGGGAGTGTTCTCATGCAGTCATCTTATTCGAGAAGTATTAGTAAAATTATATCATGCTAGAAACTTTTCACAATTAGTCGTTTCGATCGAGATGCAGCCAATGAATTAGAACATGAAAACAGCCTCTGAAAAAGGTTTATTTGCGAGGGTTATGAGATCTTTTGCAGTAGTATTAGAATGGATCTCTAAAACCCTTGCACATAAGTTTTTCTAAAATATACTTGCTTATAGTCTGAAGGGCAACAACATTTCTAAAACTACACAAGACCTTTCCGTATGATAGGAATAGAGTCTTGCCCTTTAAAGTCTCAGAAAGTATAATGTCTTTGTTCAGATTTCTATATCTTAAACGTTAAACGAGCGTTTTTCCATACTACTCCAATATTTTTACAAACATTTTTTGAATCTCATGACTGTTTGAGAACACTCCCCCAATACTTTATATCATAAACCTCGAGGGAAGGAAGGATAACAACAAGAAGCTTAACTAAAAAGAGATTATAACTTAATGAATAGATGCCATAATTTTTTATGGTAACGGAACATAAATTTCTTCATAGAATTATACTAAGCTAGACAATATTACGATTGACAGAAGATACTTAAATCCCCTCTTTACACCAAGTTACGCTGTTTATTCTTCACTTCTTCAAAAAAAGTTTCGTAGAAGAGGAAAAGCATAACTACTTGATCACATGAGAAGCTATAACTTCTACCCCTTCCTCTTCAAGTTTCTTCTTCACTTTCTCATCCACAAAGTTCGCCACAACAAATATCTTTATCTTCTTATTCTTATACTTTGCAGAGAATAGCTTTTTTCTAACAATGATTTGATCATATGTCCCCTTATCCGCAAAATTCTTTATCTCAAACACATAAACATACTCATTCGTTTCATAAAAGTCTACCTCAAACACTTTACCCTTCTCTATTACTCCCTCATCATCAACTATCTTACCGTGAGCCACCTTCTTAGGGTCAACACTATGAAGTTCTAAAGATTTTCTATAAAGCTTTAGCATGGCCTTCTCCATGCCCTTTCCTGCCCTATTAGTAAAACTACCCAACTCTATCGAAAGTTTCTTAACTTCCCGACCCAATCTAAGCACAGCCTTTTGTAATGCTTCAATGGCTTCTCCCTGCTTTTTGACCGCCTCTTGTAAGGACTGAATAGCCTCGGTATGCTTATTCACAGTCTCTTGTAAGGATTGAGTAACTTGCTGTAGTGCTTGAATAGCCTTCCCTTGTTCTTTGACCGCCTCTTGTAAGGACTGAATAGCCTCGGTATGCTTATTCACAGTCTCTTGTAAGGATTGAGTAACTTGCTGTAGTGCTTGAATAGCCTTCCCTTGTTCTTTGACCGCCTCTTGTAAGGACTGAATAGCCTCGGTATGCTTATTCACAGTCTCTTGTAAAGCCCTTATAGCTTCACTGTTTTCTTCTAATTTCTTTATCACAATTTCGTCTTTAAGCCTGCCGTAAATTTTTTCAGCTAATACTGAAAGCAACTGAGGATTATTAAGTAACTCGTCAATAATTTTCTCACTCATATTTGATTACTTTAAAAATGAGGATTATAAACCATTCGGAGCAATCAGAGGATTATTCTCTGTCAAGCTTTTAGACGACAAGATATTCCCTTTAGGTCTCATATTAGCTTAGAGAGGCAGTAGACTTGCATTTAGACTGGGTTGAGGTTGATACTGTTGATTCATTTCAAGGTGGGGAAAAAAATTTAGTAATGTTTTAGTGTTACTGCTACTAATCCTTAAATTCACTACAAATAAGCGTGTAGATTAAGCGTAGCTTTCACACGACCAAAGTACAAACTAATTGTTCTGGGAAATGAGGAGTATATACTAAATTTAAAGGACGATAATTTAATCAAAACGTTTGTTAAGTATGCTTATAGTGAAAACAACGTATGGAGTTTTGATAAGGATTTTATACGTAATGCTTTGTTGAATACTTCAATTTTCTAAGAGGTTAAGCTCATCAATTTTTCTTAAATTCGAAATCAAGCGTTGATTTAAAAGTAAACTCCACTAGTATTTTGGAAAAGTTCTTAGACTATAATCTAGTGGTATATCCTTTGCCTAAAGCTATAAACTTTCTGAAAGCACTAACGTTATCTCAGATAAAAATTGAAGAGATCCACAAAGCATATACGTAAATAACGTTTAAAGTATCAACCCTTTCTTGTCTTGATTTAACTTATTTAATTTCGTTATACAGTTTGAGTGATAACTCATATACGTACTTTGCTGATTCTAATGCTTTTCTGCAATAACTTTCAGTATAAAGCTCTGTAGGAGGTATTCCTTCAACTTCGTCACCGTACATTGATGGTTCTCTCTCAGCCCTTAACCATCGTGAGATATAAGCTATATTTTCAGCTTCCTTTTTTAACCATGATGGTAATCTATCCATATTTTCAACTAATATCTTACCCGGATCGTGGATCTTTCCATACTCAATTCCCAATAAGCGTAAAATTGCTTTTATAGACAATTCAACTATTTCTTGTGAAGCTCTAACACAAAAAGCGTAATCCTTATCCTCATTAAGGCTAAGTTCCGCATACTTAATCCTTATTTTAGCTTCTCTTAAATAACCTTCAGCAATTTCCTTACTATTCATACTTTATAACCTCTCCAGGTTTTACCTTAGTTAGTATCACATAATATATTCTCCCTTTCTTCTTCCTCACTGCACCTAGCTCCTCAAGTCTTTTTCTAACTCTCTCAAAAGTGTTTTTCATAACATCGTTTTTATCATAAAGTATCTTAGCATCAAACACTATGTCAATGTATAGTGGTCTAAACTTAGTAGCTTTTTCAACATCAAGGAAAATTGGCGAAACGTAGGGATTATAACCCTTTTGCCTTAACTCCTTATATACAGTGAGATCTAGGATCTTTTCTACTTCAAAGAATTTTTTGAATACTTCATATCTATCTTCAATTTTATCAAGAACTATAAGCAAATCAATGTCACTATCTTTCCTCTGATCCCCTCTAGCATAAGATCCAAAAAGGACGATGGAGACTAAGTTGTCACCGTAAACTTTCAGAAATGCTTCAACAATCTCTTTTTCCATAGTAAAAGAGTACTGATCTACTAATTTTATTTTTATTGCCTTTGTAGTAGTTGAGTGCGATTCATGTGTCTTCTGCGAATTGTAATTTGTAAATAATACGTTGTAAAAATGTTAACATTTGGTAAGCATGTTTCTCTACTAATTAGTTATCTTCGTTTAGTTAATTTCGTAGCTTCTTTGAAATAAAGTGAGTTCGCAATCAGTGGTGTTTCACCAATTTTACTCAAAATGATACAATTTCTATGGAAGAGAAAAATATCAGAGCGGAGTTAGAAAAATCGGCTTATTTCAACACAAGAAGCAAAAAATTTTCATATTTGTTGAAGAAACTAACAGAAAACGAGTTTATATATAAAGAGTAATACCATTTGTCTAGTATTATCAATAGAGGAAAGTAGGTGGAAGGACGAGATGAACAAGAAAAGGTTAAAGCGAGGGACTCCATAACTCCGTTATGCAAACCATGATATTACCCAAAACGGAGCTGAAGTCCCTCGCTATAACTTTAGCAACAAACAATATTAACGTTATCTCTCAAGATCTAGACCCGGAAATAGTGAAAGCAGCACCATCCTTGCTAACCGGAAACAGAGGAAAATACTACTTGAAGGTAGTAAGACGAGGCGAGAAAGTAATTAGTAAAGGTCAGAGAACCTTCAAGTTCTACCCAATCTACAGAGAAGTAAAGGGAGAGATCAACGTAGTCGCTGTAGATGAGACCGGATTAACCGTGGGAGAAAAGGAACAAGAAAAAGCAGAGGGCTTTCTACTCTACAACTGGAAGAGAAAAGGAGTAAAGATGAGATCCTTGGACCTCGTATATCCCTTAAGGTTACCCCTCCTAGTGGAGGTAGCAGATTTGAGAAGCGACAGTCCATCACAGTTCCTACTCAGGAGCGTGAGGGAAGTAAGCCAATACATGGAAATAGATTACGTTGTAGCTGACGCCGGATTCTTGAACCTAGGGGTCATCAAGGAAATGCCCGTGAAGACCATTGTGAGAGGAAAGTCGAACTTGAAGGGATTCAAGGAACTATCTAACGTTCCATTAGTTGAGAAGAGATACGAGGTTAAGGACAAGGTTTACGTTGCGTATAGGGTCTTGAAATTTGAAGGGCTTTATTATTACGATGTGGTTTACGTTAAGGGAAAGCCGAGGCACTTTATGTTCGTGACGAACTTCGAGGGAGATCCCTATGAACTGGCTGAACTCTATAGGTTGAGGTGGCAGGTTGAGGAGGGTTTCAAGGTTAGGAAGGCAAGGATAAGGTATGTTAGGAAGTTGAGTAATAAGATCTTCTTGTTCCTCTATTACACGGTTCTGGATTCTGCGTGGAATCTAGTGAATCATCTTCTCTTTAACTTCAAGTCCACGTGTAAGAAGGTTTTGTCCTTCGATTCATTCGTCAAGCTTCTCTAACTTTCTCGGTGTTCAGAGGAGACTATGCACGTCGTTTTCACCACGTGAGAAAAATTCAGAATTCTCCTCTTATTATTAGAATTGTACGCTATATTTTTTGCAAATTACCTTAACATGTTATGTTTCATAATAATTTTATTGTTTTTCTCTATATCAATCTCTTTTTGAAAGGACTAATATTATATCTTTCAAATGAAATAATTTGGTGAAACACCACTGGTTCGCAATGGATATCTGAATCTCCCTCATTAACACTTCAGAAAAAAGTAAGATTCAATTACCCATTAATTAGATACTCCTCTCAACGTCTCTATACATATCTATAATCTGAATTAGCTGGTCCTTAGTAATTAGTCCTTTGTAATACATATCTATCGCATCTGCTATCTTAATTGATACACTTCTTATTCTCCGTCCTCTAGTTGCAAAATAAATTGGAACAAAGAATCCCCACCCTAAGACCATACCCCTGCTATTATGTAACCATAGATGTCGGAGATGCTTGCAATTCCAGTTACCACTAGTTTACCCTCTACGAAAGAAAAATATAGATCCACTATTAGCGTCCCTACTAACCCTGCTATTAGTATAGTAATAAGTATTAGAATAATCCTAATTAACGGGTCTTTGATGAACTCTTTTGATAAAGGAAAGGCAAGCCTCGCCTCTTCTAGGGGCGGGGTAAAGCTTTTAAACTCAGAATACTTTAAAGTGTTGTGGAACTAAAATCTACAAGACATACAAAGTACCTATGCAACTACCATTTCGTATGGATACCAAAACATCGTAGAAACACATTAGTCAACGAAATCGCCGAGTACACTAAAGAGGTACTGAAGTCCATTGCAGAAGAACTCGGTTGCGAAATAATAGCCCTTGAAGTAATGCCAGATCACATACACCTCTTCGTAAACTGCCCACCAAGATACGCACCATCATATCTAGCAAACTACTTCAAGGGGAAATCGGCAAGACTTATCTTAAAGAAATTCCCACAACTGAATAAAGGGAAATTATGGACTAGAAGCTATTTCGTGGCAACAGCCGGTAACGTATCCAGTGAAGTTATCAAGAAGTACATAGAGGAACAGTGGAGGAAAGAAGGTGAAGAGGAGTAACACTGTTAGGCTAGTAGTATCTAAAGAGCAACATGAAGTGTTAAAGAGGCTTGGTATAGCTACGGCTAAGTGTTGGAATGAGGTTAATTGGTTAAGGATGAAACAGTACAAGGAAGGAAAGAGAGTAGATTTTGGAATTACAGAGAAGGCAGTGTATGAAAAGTATAAGAGTGTGCTGAGGGTTAATGCGCAACAAGTAGCTAGGAAGAACGCCGAAGATTGGAGGAGCTTCTTCTCATTAACCCGTGAGAAGAAAGAGGGAAAACTACCCAGTTGGTTTAAACCGAGACCACCGGGTTATTGGAAAGATGGAAGATTAATCGTAATTATCAGAAATGATAGGTACACTGTGGATGAAAGGAATAGGGTGGTTTATCTTAAGGATTTTAATCTCTCATTGAAGTTTAAGGGTAGGTTAAAGTGGCATGGGAAACAGGGTAGGCTGGAAATAATTTACGACGAGGCGAGAAAGATCTGGTACGCACATATACCAGTTGAAGTTGAAACTGAGAAAGTTAAGGAAGGAATAAAGGCATCTATTGATTTAGGTATTGTGAACCTAGCCACGGTTTATGTTGAGGACGGCTCGTGGTACTTATTCAAAGGTGGATCTGCTTTATCTCATTACGAGAACTACAGTAAGAGAATTACTATAGTTCAGAAGACTTTGCATAGACATAGGCAGAGGAGGAGTAGAAGGCTTAAGTTGCTTCACGAGAAGAGGAGTAGGTTCCTCAAACACGCCTTGAACAGTATGGTGAGGAGGATAATGGAAATACTGAGGGAGAAAAACGTTGGTGAGGTGGTTGTAGGTTATCCTAAAGAAATAGCTAAACATCATGGGAATAAGCTGACTGTTAACTTCTGGAATTATTCGTATATAATAAAGAGGCTTGAGGATATTGGTGAGGAGTTGGGGATAAAAGTAATAACAGTGGACGAGGCATATACTTCTAAAACGTGTTCCTTGTGTGGGGAAGCCCATGAGGATGGACGTGTGAAAAGGGGATTATTTGTGTGTCCCCGCACAAGGAAGGCAATAAATGCGGACTTAAACGGAGCAATAAATATTCTACATATCCCCGAGTCCCGAGGAAGCGAGGGCAACTTCCACAGAGGGATAGGGGTAATTGGGCTGAAGACCCAGCCCGTGACGTTGTCCGATTTGAGCAAAATTAAAAACCATTATAATTACAGCATTTCTGATTATACTATTCTTCATTATATTCAGCCATAAAGAATAATATAATATGTATTAATAAGGGAAAATACAGATAATTGTACAATCTTGCAATAAAATTTGCCATAACAATAAGTAAACACGTAAACGAACCTCGTTAATTAACGAGTACCTTCGTCCTAATCCTCGTCGAAAGAATTTCGAGATCACGATAGAAGTTAAGGAAGAATACCTCCATAACCACTCCCCTTAAAGTTGTAGACGAAGCCTTACCTTCCCTAATCTCAACACCACTACCCTCAACCGGAAGTCCAGCACTACCAACACCCTTAACTAAGACGTCCTCCCTAAAAATCCAAGCCCTATCAGCCATTAACTTAACGTTATCAAATGAAAAGGCTAGATCACTTAAATTGGCCAATCCAACCTTGAAGTCCCTAACGAAATTAGTCCTCCTTTCCACAAGATTACAGACCTTAAACCCGAAGTAGGACTTACCGTGCTTCCTACCCCAACTACCCTTATACTTCCTAAAGGCTGTGAAGTTCTTGAGCTTGGAAGTAGTATAACCCATGAGGAGAAAAACGTCATTGAACCCCATCTCCTTAAGGTCAAGTGAGATCTTCTCAAGACCGTTTTGAAGACTCCTCTTTCCGGGGTAGGCCTCACGGAAGAATGTGTCAATTATGTGGTAGTCCTCGAACCTATCGTTTTTTCTCTCCCAACTTCAAGTTCAAAGCCCTTTTCCCTATACTCGCTGATCACCTTGTCCAAAGCCTTGTTTAACTCATCCATCAGTGTTGTTCTCATCGTCTCGCCCTCTTGAATAACTGTTTGTTGAAGTTTCTTGTAGAAGAAGAATACTGTGCTCTTTGGTGGAACTTTCCCGCCCAAGAAGTCCATAAACCTCTTACTGTCCCTAATTTCTCCCTCCAAGTTATTCCAAGAGATGTCGAAAACGAACTTGATTAGGAGGACTTTGAGGAGTAAGATGACGTCCCACTTGGGCTTCTTGGAGTAAAGGGACTTAAGCTTACTCCTAAACGTTTCCCAAGGGAAGGATTTATCCACCTTGAGTAAGAGGTCCTTTTCAGTTGAAATTGCCTTTACCATAATATTATCTCATCCTAATTTCTTATTAATATTACTCATGAATTGCCATTTTAATCAACTTGGATAACGTCCCGTGGTCTACCGCTGGACGAACAGAGTGGGGTGGGTGTCGAAAGCACTCACTAGCTATGAAGTGATGAGAATGAAGGCGGTAAACCGCAAACCTATGAACCGCTCTAAGGGAACCATTGCCCTTTACGGTAGACCCAAAATCACCTCCATAAAAATAAATCTATAGTATTAATAAGTGTTTCCTCAAGATTAAATATAAAATCCTTTAGATCAGATAAATCGTCTAGAAAGCAGAGGATGAGCAGCAATCTAAACTCCTCTCTTGTCATGACGTTCTTAAACACGGTGTAAAGCGAGTAGAAGATCATGGCCAGCACGAAGATCAACTCGCGGAAGATGAACTTGGTGGAGCTCGTGAAGGGAAGGAAGGCCTTGATGTTCCTGTAAGACGTCTCAATGGGACTCCTAACCTTGTTGTACAACTTCAGCACTTCCCTCTTGGGTAGGTCGAGGTTGGTCGCCCTCGCGAAGTACACCACGGTCTTCTTCCTCTTCTTAACGATTTCCTTACCATACACCAGGAGTCTGAACTTGACCTGCTCTTCCTTCTTATACCTCTTACTGTTTGTCGTGTACTCTCCGTCGAACTCCTCGTAGATCTTCACGTCCCCCACAGGGACTCCTATCACGAACTTGAACTGCGATATGAACTTGAGGACTTCCACGGTGTAGAATCCCGCGTCCAAGGTTACGAGCCCCACCTTGAGGCCCATTCCCACAATTTGCTCCATGAGAAGCTTCACGATCTCATCCTTGCTCATCCCGTTAACTTGGGGAACGAAAGCTAGGAGGAGCACCATATTCTGATACTTCGTGATCGCGGTAGCGTAGTTCCACGAGTTCCCCTTGGCTGAACTACCCAGTCCCTCCACCGGCTTACCATACCACGTCTTGGTTGTCCAGTCTATGGAGATGTCGACTTCCTTCACTCCCTTGAGTATCTCCATGGAAATCCTCCTCATGGACTCTAATAGCTTCTCGATCACCTCAGTTCCCTGCTCCTCCACGTAGTTCCTCACGGTCTGTGGTGACACGTGAGAGTGTCCGGAATGTAATTATCTGAACGAATAGATAAACAGAATGATAAATATTAATATTGCCAGAAGGGTAGGACCTGGATCACCGAGAAAAACTTTATAATGGAAAAATATCAAGACGAGAGGATTTACCTATCGCGCATAGCGTTGCTTGATCGCGAGGAGGCGCGTCTCAGAGCTGAACGGCTCTACGTCCTGGAGGAGTCCTCCGTTGGATCGCGAGGAACATCTTGATGTTGTAGATCACTCCCAGGACGTGAAGGAAGACGTCGTTCCTCCAGGTCGTGGTCCCGTAGGGCCTCCAGAACGCGTTCAGGTAGGTGCCGAAGAACTCCACGTGGGCCCTCAGGGTAGTGAAGGGCTTCTCCCGCGCTATGAGCTGTGTCGGGGAGGGAGAGAATCCCCTGTCCGCGATCTTAATCCCCTTGAGCGGTGACTTGAACCTCTTGTCCGAGAAGTTGGCCGGCTTCACCGTGATGGACCTCACGAAGAGGGAGACGGAGATCACGGCTATGGCCTTGAGCCCGTAGTGCGAGACCCCTCTCTTCTTGGTCCACCTTCCCTCGAACCTCCTCTTGGTTCTCCCCAGGGAGAGCAGCTTCCTGGCCCTCTCCAGGTTACCTTCCCTCCTCTCCAGCTCCGCCTTCTCCCGAAAGGTCTCCACGCTCCTCTTCCCAGGAGGTAAGTCCAGTAGGAAGGAGTCCACTAGCCACGCCATGAAGTCCACGAGATGCGCGCTCGCAGGGAGGTAACTGGGTAGGCACTTCTCCTCAAGCTTGAAGGAAATCTCCAACAACTTCTTCCTCACCCCGTACAACCTGCCCACGAAGTCGTGCAGCGTGCTCTTCCCCACCTTCCTCCCCACGAACCAGGCCACGACCACGTTCACGTTAACCATTTTCACCGCGTCCCTATAGGAGCAAGAGTAGAGCACCATGACGATTAACAACTTCAAGTAAACCAGCGCGCCCTCGCCCAGAACCCTCTCCAAATCCATGGCGTCCAGCACGGGCTTGATCTCCGTTAACCATTTTTCCCTCCACGGCATATCCTCTATTGGGGGAAGAGGGTAGTACATCAGGTTTGGTATGTGTCTTAATGTTCTTGCCATGGTACTACCCTCTACTCCCATAACTTAAGTGTTACTCCAATTTAATCCAAGATAATGCTAAAAACCAATTTATTCTTGCCAATAAAAATTCAATTTTTTACATTCCGGACACTCTCACGTTATACCCTTTGGACTTGCTTTCCACGGAGTCGTTCCACAAGCACGCGGAGACCAGAACTCTCGATACCTCCTCAGCCTTTCTTCCCTTGAAGCTCAACATGGAAAGTAATTTATACCCTACTTGTTGTATATTATTTTGGTGGGGAAGACCAGGTGTTATCACCTTGTCTTCACCACGTGATAATACCGGCTTCCTCACCTTAAATCTTTCTTCAATTAGTTGCGTTCTTGTTAAAGCTATAAATTCTATTATTTTTCAGAATCTGATATTACCCA belongs to Saccharolobus solfataricus and includes:
- a CDS encoding nucleotidyltransferase domain-containing protein, producing the protein MEKEIVEAFLKVYGDNLVSIVLFGSYARGDQRKDSDIDLLIVLDKIEDRYEVFKKFFEVEKILDLTVYKELRQKGYNPYVSPIFLDVEKATKFRPLYIDIVFDAKILYDKNDVMKNTFERVRKRLEELGAVRKKKGRIYYVILTKVKPGEVIKYE
- a CDS encoding ISH3-like element ISC1439A family transposase — encoded protein: MQTMILPKTELKSLAITLATNNINVISQDLDPEIVKAAPSLLTGNRGKYYLKVVRRGEKVISKGQRTFKFYPIYREVKGEINVVAVDETGLTVGEKEQEKAEGFLLYNWKRKGVKMRSLDLVYPLRLPLLVEVADLRSDSPSQFLLRSVREVSQYMEIDYVVADAGFLNLGVIKEMPVKTIVRGKSNLKGFKELSNVPLVEKRYEVKDKVYVAYRVLKFEGLYYYDVVYVKGKPRHFMFVTNFEGDPYELAELYRLRWQVEEGFKVRKARIRYVRKLSNKIFLFLYYTVLDSAWNLVNHLLFNFKSTCKKVLSFDSFVKLL
- a CDS encoding IS5-like element ISC1234 family transposase; this translates as MGVEGSTMARTLRHIPNLMYYPLPPIEDMPWREKWLTEIKPVLDAMDLERVLGEGALVYLKLLIVMVLYSCSYRDAVKMVNVNVVVAWFVGRKVGKSTLHDFVGRLYGVRKKLLEISFKLEEKCLPSYLPASAHLVDFMAWLVDSFLLDLPPGKRSVETFREKAELERREGNLERARKLLSLGRTKRRFEGRWTKKRGVSHYGLKAIAVISVSLFVRSITVKPANFSDKRFKSPLKGIKIADRGFSPSPTQLIAREKPFTTLRAHVEFFGTYLNAFWRPYGTTTWRNDVFLHVLGVIYNIKMFLAIQRRTPPGRRAVQL
- a CDS encoding ATP-binding protein translates to MYIEEIKRVLSDQRDVLEEKMSRKLVERDVPNLLKYLEVPNALAILGVRRSGKSTLSLLLLKRKKFAYVNFDDERFYNLNIGDLNKVLQAIYELYGVDVDYIVLDEIHNVKGWELFVSRLRDVKKLIITGSNSKMLSGELATYLTGRHSDYILFPFSFQEYLKYKEVKVEYFSTRVISTLKNELEKYTEVGGFPEALMLGKEQVNVIYNDILFKDIVSRYKIREIEKFREFARTVISYYSNEISLSSIAKILGLNKRTVEKWASGLREAYLTFFIPRYGEKLKQRLTYNKKVYVVDVGIVSNLAIKGKDKGRIIENLVAIKLLRELQGEEKLYYMRNNYEVDFYDEKNSRLIQVTYTSDKIENREIRGLIEGYRLTKAKKLLIITWDLEEKIQVEGVNIEVLPLYRFLLE
- a CDS encoding transposase, which gives rise to MVKAISTEKDLLLKVDKSFPWETFRSKLKSLYSKKPKWDVILLLKVLLIKFVFDISWNNLEGEIRDSKRFMDFLGGKVPPKSTVFFFYKKLQQTVIQEGETMRTTLMDELNKALDKVISEYREKGFELEVGREKTIGSRTTT
- the tnpA gene encoding IS200/IS605 family transposase, which produces MELKSTRHTKYLCNYHFVWIPKHRRNTLVNEIAEYTKEVLKSIAEELGCEIIALEVMPDHIHLFVNCPPRYAPSYLANYFKGKSARLILKKFPQLNKGKLWTRSYFVATAGNVSSEVIKKYIEEQWRKEGEEE
- a CDS encoding HEPN domain-containing protein yields the protein MNSKEIAEGYLREAKIRIKYAELSLNEDKDYAFCVRASQEIVELSIKAILRLLGIEYGKIHDPGKILVENMDRLPSWLKKEAENIAYISRWLRAEREPSMYGDEVEGIPPTELYTESYCRKALESAKYVYELSLKLYNEIK